From the genome of Desmodus rotundus isolate HL8 chromosome 2, HLdesRot8A.1, whole genome shotgun sequence, one region includes:
- the LOC123478983 gene encoding histone-lysine N-methyltransferase PRDM9: MNPDGGPQERPEGEAGRTGRKPQAEDAWKDVSLYFSGDEWAAMGVGEKGRHRNLKRNFDVLLSRGLRAPRPAFMCHRRRRPAAELQEEDPGDSDEEWTPRQQVKSSWVAFRRERSEHQKATSRVPLSSEYSLKELSGTANLMTASDSEQAQNPASPPGEACAFGRHTRQKSELRREEIEVKMYSLREEIGEPQDDDYLYCQKCQNFFIDSCAVHGPPAFVKDSAADKGHPNRSALTLPPGLRIGPSGIPEAGLGVWNEAADLPVGLHFGPYEGHITEDEEAAKSRYSWLIAKGRNCYEYVDGKDKSWANWMRYVNCARDDEEQNLVAFQYHRQIFYRTCRVVRPGCELLVWYGDEYGQELGSKWGSKWKTELAARRAEPKPEVHPCPSCPLAFSSQKFLSQHVKRSHPSQSLMGTSAGKHLQAEEPCPEDQNQQQQQTSTHSWNDKAEAQEVKETSKPLLKRISQRRISRPLFQPSKEQMSSSKHERMMEGEPRRGLKERPEDTGKLFVKVGMSRTVTTKHGGCSQGFNDGLHLIRGQRTHSGEKPYVCRECGRGFTRRSHLITHQRTHSGEKPYVCRECGRAFSWKSNLIKHQRTHSGEKPYVCRECGRGFIQKSHLITHQRTHSGEKPYVCRECGRGFIWKSDLITHLRIHSGEKPYVCRECGRGFTYKSDLIKHQRTHSGEKPYVCRECGRGFTRKSYLITHQRIHSGEKPYVCRECGRGFIWKSDLITHLRIHSGEKPYDCRECGRGFISKSDLIKHQRTHSGEKPYVCRECGRGFTQKSVLVTHQRIHSGEKPYVCRECGRRFTQKSDLITHLRTHSGEKPYVCRECGRGFTRKSQLITHQRTHSGEKPYVCRECGRGFTRKSHLVTHQRTHSGEKPYVCSECGRGFTRKSNLTTHQRTHSGEKPYVCRECGRGFTRKSHLVTHQRTHSGEKPYVCRECGRGFTRKSNLITHQRTHSGEALCLQGTE, from the exons ATGAACCCCGACGGGGGCCCGCAGGAGCGCCCCGAGGGAGAAGCGGGGCGGACGGGGCGGAAGCCTCAG gccGAAGACGCTTGGAAAGACGTTTCCCTGTACTTCTCCGGGGACGAGTGGGCAGCGATGGGAGTCGGGGAGAAAGGCCGGCACCGGAACCTGAAGAGGAACTTCGACGTGCTCCTCAGTCGAG GTCTCAGGGCCCCGCGACCAGCTTTCATGTGTCACCGCCGCCGCAGGCCTGCCGCCGAGCTCCAGGAGGAGGACCCTGGGGACTCTGATGAAGAGTGGACTCCCAGGCAGCAAG TGAAATCTTCTTGGGTGGCCTTCAGAAGGGAACGGAGTGAGCACCAGAAG GCAACATCCAGGGTGCCGTTAAGCAGTGAATACAGTTTGAAGGAATTGTCAGGAACAGCAAATTTGATGACTGCAAGTGACTCAGAGCAGGCCCAGAATCCAGCGTCCCCTCCTGGAGAAGCGTGTGCCTTTGGACGGCACACTAGACAAAAATCAG AACTCAGGAGAGAGGAGATTGAAGTGAAGATGTACAGCCTACGAGAAGAGATCGGCGAGCCCCAGGATGATGACTACCTCT ATTGTCAGAAGTGTCAGAACTTCTTCATCGACAGCTGCGCTGTGCATGGGCCCCCTGCATTTGTAAAGGACAGTGCAGCGGACAAGGGGCATCCCAACCGCtcagccctcaccctgccccctggtTTGAGAATCGGGCCATCGGGCATCCCTGAGGCTGGGCTTGGAGTGTGGAATGAGGCAGCTGATTTGCCAGTGGGTCTGCACTTTGGCCCTTATGAAGGACACATCACAGAAGATGAAGAGGCAGCCAAGAGCAGATACTCCTGGCTG ATCGCCAAGGGGAGAAACTGCTATGAGTATGTGGATGGAAAGGACAAATCCTGGGCCAACTGGATGAG GTATGTGAACTGCGCCCGGGATGATGAAGAGCAGAACCTGGTGGCCTTTCAATACCACAGGCAGATTTTCTACCGAACCTGCCGGGTCGTCAGGCCGGGCTGTGAGCTGCTGGTCTGGTACGGGGACGAGTatggccaggagctgggcagcAAGTGGGGCAGCAAGTGGAAGACAGAGCTTGCGGCCAGGAGAG CGGAACCAAAGCCAGAGGTCCACCCgtgtccctcctgccctctggcctTCTCCAGTCAGAAGTTCCTCAGCCAACACGTGAAACGCAGCCACCCCTCTCAGAGTCTCATGGGAACATCTGCAGGAAAACACCTCCAAGCAGAGGAACCCTGCCCAGAGGATCAGaatcagcagcagcaacaaactAGTACTCACAGCTGGAATGATAAAGCTGAAGCTCAAGAggtgaaagaaacatccaaacctttGCTTAAAAGGATCAGTCAGAGGAGAATCTCAAGACCCCTTTTCCAACCTTCCAAAGAACAAATGAGCTCCAGCAAGCATGAGAGAATGATGGAGGGAGAGCCCCGCAGAGGCCTGAAAGAGAGACCAGAGGACACAGGCAAGTTGTTTGTGAAAGTAGGAATGTCAAGAACTGTAACGACCAAGCATGGAGGGTGTTCACAAGGCTTCAATGATGGGTTACATCTCATTAGaggccagaggacacactcaggggagaagccctatgtctgcagggagtgtgggagaggctttACACGGCGgtcacatctcatcacacaccagaggacacactcaggggagaagccctatgtttgcagggagtgtgggcgagcaTTTTCCTGGAAGTCAAATCTCATCaaacaccagaggacacactcaggcgagaagccctatgtttgcagggagtgtgggcgaggctttataCAGAAGTCACacctcatcacacaccagaggacacactcaggggagaagccctatgtttgtagggagtgtgggcgaggctttataTGGAAGTCAGATCTCATCACACACCTGAGgatacactcaggggagaagccctatgtttgcagggagtgtgggcgaggctttacataCAAGTCAGATCTCATCAAACATCAGAGGAcccactcaggggagaagccctatgtttgcagggagtgcgggcgaggctttacacgcaagtcatatctcatcacacaccagaggatacactcaggggagaagccctatgtttgtagggagtgtgggcgaggctttataTGGAAGTCAGATCTCATCACACACCTGAGgatacactcaggggagaagccctatgattgcagggagtgtgggcgaggctttataTCCAAGTCAGATCTCATCAAAcatcagaggacacactcaggggagaagccctatgtttgcagggagtgtgggcgaggctttacacagaAGTCAGTTCTTGTCACACACCAGAGgatacactcaggggagaagccctatgtttgcagggagtgtgggcgacgGTTTACACAGAAGTCAGATCTCATCACACACctgaggacacactcaggggagaagccctatgtttgcagggagtgtgggcgaggctttacacgcaagtcacaactcatcacacaccagaggacacactcaggggagaagccctatgtttgcagggagtgtgggcgaggctttacacgcaaGTCACATCTtgtcacacaccagaggacacactcaggggagaagccctatgtttgcagcgagtgtgggcgaggctttacacgcaaGTCAAATCTCaccacacaccagaggacacactcaggggagaagccctatgtttgcagggagtgtgggcgaggctttacacgcaaGTCACATCTtgtcacacaccagaggacacactcaggggagaagccctatgtttgcagggagtgtgggcgaggctttacacgcaagtcaaatctcatcacacaccagaggacacactcggGAGAAGCCCTGTGTTTGCAGGGGACTGAGTGA